The Nostoc sp. 'Peltigera membranacea cyanobiont' N6 genome contains the following window.
TTAAAAAGCCTTTTTCGCCTTAACCGAGAAGTATTGGAATTCTGGCTCATGAATTATTAGAGAAAAACTATTGTTTTTTAGGAATAACGTTCCTGATTCCACTTTTATTAGAGACAGTATCACCTTTGTAGCGAGGGATAATATGAATACTGGCGTGCATAATATTTTGACCGGCGGCTCGATTGATATTCATTCCTATATTAAAGCCATCAGGTTCAAATTCTGCTTTCAGAATTTCTTGTACTTTATTCACCATAAACCAGCAAGCAGATTGCTCTTTCATCGGTAGTTCAAAATAACTGCTAACATGACGTTTAGGGATAACTAAAACGTGTCCTTTACTTATAGGATAGCCATCAAAAATAGCATAAGCAGTTGCTGATTCAGTTACTAGTTTGAGATTTTTATGAGGATTACAGAATATACAATAATTAGATGAATTTCGCTGATGATTATAGTGAATATATTCATATAATTCTCGATACTCATCTAAGCAGACTGAAGTAAAGGGAAGTTTTACAATACACTGATAGGTAGGTTTTTTATGGACATAATGTTCTCGAAACCCTTCTTTTTTGAGATCCCTTCTTACAGCATAATAAGCTTTGCCCCCTGGTTTTAATAAGTGTGATACTTCCATAAGAACATTAGTTTGTTCTTCGGTAAACAAAACATTTAAAACATAAAAGCAAATTATTGTATCGAATTTATTATCAGGATATTCTGGAAAATAATAAGGGTCATAGCCTGTAATATCACAACCTTTTTGGTGTAAGATTTTAACATCATTACCAAAGCCACAACCAAAGTCTAGTATCTTACCTTGGAGAAGATTTTGATTCAATAAAAACTGTGCAGGAAATGATAGATAACTTCTTTCGATCGCAGTAAGATGGCTGAACTGATTTTTTTGCTGTTTCATGGAATTTTGGTGCTGATGTCCCAAAATTATTATTCCCAGCATCTCTTGAGGTTATGCGATTTCTGTGATGGGCTATGACGCTCGTTCGCGCCAGGGTGCTTTACCGTAGACTCGCTATCGGTGTCGCATCAGGATCAATACCTAAGCTCGCGTAACTATTCATCTTAGTTTTTCCCTACGATCTCTTAGGTTCCCAACATCTGTAAGTTATGCAAAGTGGCATAAAGTCCTCCTTGTTGCAGCAGTTGATCGTGACTTCCCTGTTCGATTAATTCGCCACGCTTCAAAACAAAAATCCGGTCTACATTGCGAATTGTAGACAGGCGGTGAGCGATAATAATGGCAGTACGTCTGAGCAATAGCTCGTTTAATGCCTCTTGAACTAAAGCTTCTGTGCCAACATCTAAACTAGCGGTAGCTTCATCTAA
Protein-coding sequences here:
- a CDS encoding HIT family protein, with product MKQQKNQFSHLTAIERSYLSFPAQFLLNQNLLQGKILDFGCGFGNDVKILHQKGCDITGYDPYYFPEYPDNKFDTIICFYVLNVLFTEEQTNVLMEVSHLLKPGGKAYYAVRRDLKKEGFREHYVHKKPTYQCIVKLPFTSVCLDEYRELYEYIHYNHQRNSSNYCIFCNPHKNLKLVTESATAYAIFDGYPISKGHVLVIPKRHVSSYFELPMKEQSACWFMVNKVQEILKAEFEPDGFNIGMNINRAAGQNIMHASIHIIPRYKGDTVSNKSGIRNVIPKKQ